A genomic segment from Variovorax paradoxus B4 encodes:
- a CDS encoding intradiol ring-cleavage dioxygenase, whose amino-acid sequence MTTHDRKPGAVGRRGLLAAIGAAGLCAAAPSSAAAARALPLTAQATEGPYYIDAAKLRSDITEGLAGVPLEVRFTVLDTAGKPLRGLRVDLWHCDAQGRYSGFGEQGEDRSLSFEGRTFLRGSQHADRTGAVAFATIYPGWYAGRTTHIHFKVLNGARTVLTSQFFLPDALSEYLYAQVAGYKRARLRDTLNSTDGIALKAGHTVVGAVREERQRYVATLTLVVDPASSPAAEHPPGPGPNRDAPASGFPGPGEGPPQPSAPEGEARTRAIVPRRA is encoded by the coding sequence ATGACGACACATGACAGGAAACCCGGGGCCGTTGGGCGCCGCGGCCTGCTGGCCGCCATCGGCGCGGCAGGGCTTTGCGCCGCGGCGCCCTCCAGTGCAGCGGCTGCGCGTGCGCTGCCCCTGACCGCGCAGGCCACGGAGGGGCCCTACTACATCGACGCCGCGAAGCTCCGCTCCGACATCACGGAAGGCCTCGCTGGCGTTCCGCTGGAGGTTCGCTTCACGGTGCTCGACACGGCCGGCAAGCCGCTGCGCGGCCTGCGTGTGGACCTGTGGCATTGCGATGCGCAAGGCCGCTATTCGGGCTTCGGCGAACAAGGCGAAGACCGCAGCCTCTCGTTCGAGGGCAGGACCTTCCTTCGCGGAAGCCAGCACGCCGACCGCACCGGCGCCGTGGCGTTTGCCACCATCTATCCCGGCTGGTATGCAGGGCGTACCACGCACATCCACTTCAAGGTGCTGAACGGAGCACGCACGGTTCTCACTTCGCAGTTCTTCCTTCCCGATGCGCTGAGCGAATACCTCTACGCGCAGGTGGCAGGCTACAAGCGCGCACGGCTTCGAGACACGCTCAACAGCACCGATGGCATCGCATTGAAGGCCGGCCACACGGTGGTCGGCGCGGTGCGGGAAGAACGCCAGCGCTACGTGGCAACGCTGACGCTGGTGGTCGACCCGGCTTCCAGTCCGGCGGCGGAGCATCCGCCGGGGCCGGGCCCGAACCGCGACGCGCCTGCCAGCGGCTTCCCTGGTCCTGGGGAAGGGCCGCCGCAGCCTTCGGCGCCCGAAGGCGAGGCACGTACACGGGCCATCGTGCCCCGGCGCGCTTGA
- a CDS encoding ATP-binding protein codes for MPRLTLSRKIFLALAALLIVLLLSFAGLSIVALQRGLGSYVAEIEIRRMDWLSQLLLKHYAANGDWKKLQGNDDAWHRLQMGRLAAVLDGASNADERKLPPWYENRGPGGGGNGPEGGGENGSRPPPPPPSPQLELLPRRFAPPPPLWFFPDPREAADSIYQRLGVVDAHGAHVVGAKIDQENAARLPIRHGRSVVGYLVLAPMQGLESEADRAFLARQSGVIALTGLCGLAFALMLSWLLARRWFRPIDELTQAAQDVARGRLSTRVAVRGSDELALLGKTFNDMAQRLDTVEASRRAWLADAAHELRTPLAAMRAEIEALQDGVRTFDERTALRLHRQVIRLGQLVDDLRSSMREPQSDLLTTAVFPLSLLKEALDHTRDRFAARGITVERSAIDRVSAQAQPMIDGDAHRLHQVFMNLLENTLAYTDAGGQLRIGATVDGAWTGNSLTLHFDDSAPGVPEPEMPRLFDRLFRGESSRSRELGGSGLGLSICRATIEAHGGTIDAQASELGGLRVTITLPLSRTASP; via the coding sequence ATGCCGCGCCTGACACTTTCCAGGAAGATCTTCCTGGCGCTGGCCGCCTTGCTGATCGTGCTTCTGCTCAGCTTCGCGGGGCTCTCCATCGTTGCGCTGCAACGCGGCCTCGGCTCCTACGTTGCCGAGATCGAGATCCGGCGCATGGACTGGCTCTCGCAGCTGCTGCTCAAGCACTATGCGGCCAACGGCGACTGGAAGAAGCTGCAGGGCAACGACGACGCCTGGCATCGCCTGCAGATGGGCCGGCTCGCCGCTGTACTCGATGGCGCAAGCAACGCCGACGAAAGAAAGCTCCCGCCCTGGTACGAGAACCGCGGGCCGGGCGGAGGCGGCAATGGGCCCGAAGGAGGTGGCGAGAACGGGTCCCGGCCACCGCCTCCCCCGCCCTCGCCCCAGCTCGAGCTGCTGCCCAGGCGGTTTGCGCCGCCACCGCCGCTGTGGTTCTTTCCCGATCCGCGCGAGGCCGCCGACTCGATCTACCAGCGCCTGGGCGTGGTCGACGCGCACGGCGCGCACGTGGTCGGCGCGAAGATCGATCAGGAGAATGCCGCGCGGCTGCCGATCCGGCATGGCCGGTCGGTCGTCGGCTATCTGGTGCTGGCGCCGATGCAGGGCCTCGAGAGCGAGGCCGATCGCGCCTTTCTCGCACGCCAGTCCGGTGTGATCGCCCTCACCGGCTTGTGCGGGCTGGCCTTTGCCCTGATGCTGTCGTGGCTGCTGGCGCGCCGCTGGTTCAGGCCGATCGACGAACTCACGCAGGCGGCGCAGGACGTGGCGCGCGGACGGCTGTCCACGCGCGTGGCCGTCCGTGGCTCGGACGAATTGGCGCTGCTCGGCAAGACCTTCAACGACATGGCGCAGCGCCTCGACACGGTGGAAGCCTCGCGCCGCGCCTGGCTGGCCGATGCCGCGCACGAGCTGCGCACGCCGCTGGCCGCCATGCGCGCAGAAATCGAGGCGCTGCAGGACGGCGTGCGCACCTTCGACGAGCGCACCGCGCTGCGCCTTCATCGCCAGGTGATCCGGCTCGGCCAGCTGGTGGACGACCTGCGCAGCAGCATGCGCGAGCCGCAGAGCGATCTGCTCACGACGGCCGTGTTCCCGCTCTCGCTGCTGAAGGAAGCGCTCGACCACACGCGCGACCGCTTCGCCGCGCGCGGAATCACGGTCGAGCGCAGCGCCATCGACCGCGTCTCGGCACAGGCCCAGCCGATGATCGACGGCGACGCGCACCGGCTGCACCAGGTCTTCATGAATCTGCTGGAGAACACCCTCGCCTACACCGATGCCGGCGGCCAGCTGCGCATCGGCGCCACGGTCGACGGGGCCTGGACGGGCAACAGCCTGACGCTGCATTTCGACGACAGCGCCCCGGGCGTTCCCGAACCGGAAATGCCGCGCCTGTTCGACCGGCTGTTCCGCGGCGAGTCGTCGCGCAGCCGCGAACTGGGCGGCTCCGGACTCGGCCTGTCGATCTGCCGCGCGACCATCGAAGCCCATGGCGGCACCATCGACGCCCAGGCTTCCGAACTCGGCGGACTGCGCGTGACCATCACGCTCCCGCTCTCCAGGACCGCATCGCCATGA
- a CDS encoding response regulator produces the protein MTRIVIVEDELDIASVVQDYLRHAGYETTHFADGQSALDHLIASPPELTLLDIMLPRLDGIEVLRRAREHTSHPIIMLTARIEEVDRLLGLELGADDYVCKPFSPRELVARVRAVLRRTAPPAERSQALQGMHGLMLDDVHWRASLEGTPLNLTRREFGLLQVLSRHPGRIFSRARLLELAYDDTMDVTERAIDSHVKNLRRKLGAVTPSHDWIRSVYGVGFAWEAPGQG, from the coding sequence ATGACCCGCATCGTCATCGTCGAGGACGAACTCGACATCGCTTCGGTGGTTCAGGACTACCTGCGCCATGCCGGCTACGAGACCACGCATTTCGCCGATGGCCAGAGCGCGCTCGACCATCTCATCGCGTCACCGCCCGAGCTCACGCTGCTCGACATCATGCTGCCGCGGCTCGACGGCATCGAGGTGCTGCGCCGCGCGCGGGAACACACCAGCCATCCCATCATCATGCTCACCGCGCGCATCGAGGAGGTCGACCGCCTGCTCGGCCTGGAGCTGGGTGCCGACGACTATGTCTGCAAGCCCTTCTCCCCGCGCGAACTGGTGGCGCGCGTGCGCGCCGTGCTGCGGCGCACCGCACCGCCCGCGGAACGCAGCCAGGCCCTCCAGGGCATGCACGGCCTGATGCTGGACGACGTGCATTGGCGGGCATCGCTCGAAGGCACGCCGCTCAATCTCACGCGCCGCGAGTTCGGCCTGCTTCAGGTGCTGTCGCGGCACCCTGGCCGCATCTTCTCGCGCGCCCGCCTGCTCGAGCTGGCCTACGACGACACCATGGACGTGACGGAGCGCGCCATCGACAGCCACGTCAAGAACCTGCGGCGCAAGCTCGGCGCCGTCACGCCCTCGCACGACTGGATCCGCTCCGTCTACGGCGTGGGGTTTGCATGGGAGGCGCCGGGGCAGGGCTGA
- a CDS encoding universal stress protein → MYKRILVATDGSSLSEQAVATAIDLALLAQAELVSVNVAHLQPYGYFEGSMVLNQREIEASQEQTQQAAQRLVDAVRSAAIARGVRSAQAIVMKSNQVAEAIIATAKNQECDLIVMASHGRRSLARLLMGSETLHVLTHSHIPVLVLR, encoded by the coding sequence ATGTACAAGCGTATTCTCGTCGCCACCGATGGCTCTTCGCTCTCCGAACAGGCGGTCGCCACCGCCATCGATCTTGCCCTGCTGGCCCAGGCGGAACTGGTGAGCGTCAACGTCGCGCACCTTCAGCCCTACGGCTATTTCGAAGGTTCGATGGTGCTGAACCAGCGCGAGATCGAAGCCTCGCAAGAACAGACGCAGCAGGCCGCCCAGCGCCTGGTCGATGCGGTCAGGAGCGCCGCCATCGCCAGGGGTGTGCGCAGCGCGCAAGCCATCGTCATGAAGTCGAACCAGGTGGCCGAAGCCATCATCGCGACAGCCAAGAACCAGGAGTGCGACCTGATCGTGATGGCCTCGCACGGCCGGCGCAGCCTTGCGCGGCTGCTGATGGGCAGCGAGACGCTGCATGTGCTGACCCACTCGCACATTCCGGTGCTGGTGCTGCGATAG
- a CDS encoding AsmA family protein, protein MKSSMFPRAVGWGLLLLSALVALCIAVALSFDWNRARPWINQRVSEATGRPFAIRGDLVLQWNRPEAETGWRRWVPWPRLSAQDITLGNADWGKTGPHLAEIRQLTFSLNPLPLLNRTIRIPTLELAGAVLSLERTADGQNNWTLAAGNAEPSSWKLDLQRLVLSHGTVKLADATEKLNLKVDIDSLPKESAEGYGVGWKLSGTFRQAPVQGSGKAGAVLSLQQDTKPYPLQAGVQIGATRIDIAGTLTKPDALAALDLRLKLAGASMAHLYPITGITLPNTPPFSTEGHLVGKLDKAGGRWLYENFKGRVGASDIAGTLEYVSQQPRPLLRGQVQSNQLRLEDLAPLIGADSNASKAKRGAAAVQPAGKVLPVEKFDTASWGSIDADVKFAGRKIFHAKDLPIDSLVADLHLKDSVLSLTPLSFGVAGGNLAATVKLDGRQDPIRANLQLSARRLRIKELFPTLDTMRASLGEVGGDAALSASGNSVAALLGTSNGEVKALVSKGTMSKFLLEAMGLNIGSVVATKLFGDRQVQLNCLASDFKVTQGVMQTRSFVLDTDESVVNVSGLVDLSREQLALEIQPRNKALRVLSLRSPLYVEGTFKNPDVGVDKGAVALKLGSAIALGAVAPAAALLPLLNMGSQEFAECAPLEAAARQKPKAGKQPTAR, encoded by the coding sequence ATGAAATCATCGATGTTTCCCCGCGCCGTGGGCTGGGGCCTGCTTCTCCTGTCGGCCCTGGTGGCGCTGTGCATCGCGGTCGCCTTGAGCTTCGACTGGAACCGCGCAAGGCCATGGATCAACCAGCGCGTGAGCGAAGCGACGGGCCGCCCGTTCGCGATCCGCGGCGACCTGGTCCTGCAGTGGAATCGCCCCGAAGCCGAAACAGGTTGGCGCCGCTGGGTGCCCTGGCCGAGGCTGAGCGCGCAGGACATCACCCTGGGCAATGCCGACTGGGGCAAGACCGGCCCGCATCTGGCCGAGATCAGGCAGCTGACTTTCTCGCTGAACCCGCTGCCCCTGCTGAACCGCACGATCCGCATTCCGACGCTCGAACTCGCCGGCGCCGTTCTTTCTCTCGAACGCACCGCGGACGGCCAGAACAACTGGACGCTGGCAGCCGGCAACGCAGAGCCCTCGAGCTGGAAGCTCGACCTGCAACGGCTGGTGCTGAGCCATGGCACGGTGAAGCTTGCCGATGCGACGGAAAAGCTCAACCTCAAGGTCGACATCGACAGCCTGCCCAAGGAAAGCGCCGAGGGCTATGGCGTCGGCTGGAAGCTCAGCGGCACCTTCCGCCAGGCGCCCGTGCAAGGAAGCGGCAAGGCCGGCGCCGTGCTCTCGCTGCAGCAGGACACGAAGCCCTACCCGCTGCAGGCCGGCGTGCAGATCGGCGCCACGCGCATCGACATCGCCGGCACGCTGACCAAGCCCGACGCGCTGGCGGCACTGGACCTGCGGCTCAAGCTTGCGGGCGCGAGCATGGCGCACCTGTACCCCATCACCGGCATCACACTGCCCAACACACCCCCGTTCAGCACCGAAGGCCATCTGGTCGGCAAGCTCGACAAGGCCGGCGGGCGCTGGCTGTACGAGAACTTCAAGGGCCGCGTGGGTGCCAGCGATATTGCGGGCACGCTGGAATACGTGTCGCAGCAGCCGCGGCCGCTGCTGCGCGGGCAGGTGCAATCCAACCAGCTGCGCCTGGAAGACCTGGCGCCGTTGATCGGTGCCGATTCGAACGCGAGCAAGGCCAAGCGGGGAGCCGCAGCCGTCCAGCCGGCGGGCAAGGTGCTGCCGGTGGAGAAGTTCGACACCGCAAGCTGGGGCAGCATCGACGCCGACGTGAAGTTTGCCGGCCGCAAGATCTTCCATGCCAAGGACCTGCCCATCGACAGCCTGGTGGCGGATCTTCACCTGAAGGACAGCGTGCTCTCGCTCACGCCGTTGAGCTTTGGCGTTGCGGGCGGCAACCTGGCCGCCACGGTCAAGCTCGACGGCAGGCAGGACCCGATCCGCGCCAACCTGCAGCTCTCGGCGCGCCGGCTCAGGATCAAGGAACTCTTCCCGACGCTGGACACCATGCGGGCCAGCCTGGGCGAAGTCGGCGGCGATGCGGCGCTGTCCGCATCCGGCAACTCCGTCGCGGCCCTGCTGGGCACTTCCAATGGCGAGGTGAAGGCACTAGTGAGCAAGGGCACGATGAGCAAGTTCTTGCTCGAGGCCATGGGCCTGAACATCGGCAGCGTGGTGGCGACCAAGCTGTTCGGCGACAGGCAGGTCCAGCTGAACTGCCTGGCGAGCGACTTCAAGGTGACGCAGGGTGTCATGCAGACGCGCTCCTTCGTTCTGGACACGGACGAATCGGTCGTCAACGTGAGCGGGCTCGTCGATCTTTCCAGGGAACAGCTTGCGCTGGAGATCCAGCCGAGGAACAAGGCGCTGCGCGTTCTTTCGCTGCGCTCGCCGCTGTACGTCGAGGGCACTTTCAAGAACCCCGACGTCGGCGTCGACAAGGGCGCCGTCGCGCTCAAGCTGGGTTCGGCGATTGCGCTGGGCGCGGTGGCGCCTGCTGCTGCGCTGCTGCCGCTGTTGAACATGGGCTCGCAGGAGTTCGCGGAATGTGCGCCGCTGGAGGCTGCCGCACGCCAGAAGCCGAAGGCCGGCAAGCAGCCCACGGCACGCTAG
- a CDS encoding HU family DNA-binding protein produces the protein MNKTELIAAIAEDTNLSKADAGRAFDSALEQLSRALVRGETVQLIGFGTFSVADRAERTGRNPSTGEQITIKASKSAKFAAGKALKDAINQVG, from the coding sequence TTGAACAAGACCGAACTCATCGCCGCCATCGCAGAAGACACCAACCTCAGCAAGGCCGACGCCGGCCGCGCCTTCGACTCTGCGCTCGAGCAACTCTCGCGCGCCCTGGTCCGCGGGGAGACCGTCCAGCTGATCGGCTTTGGCACCTTCAGCGTCGCGGACCGTGCCGAGCGCACCGGCCGCAACCCGTCGACCGGCGAGCAGATCACGATCAAGGCGAGCAAGAGCGCGAAATTCGCGGCAGGAAAGGCATTGAAGGACGCCATCAACCAGGTGGGCTGA